A stretch of the Calypte anna isolate BGI_N300 chromosome 21, bCalAnn1_v1.p, whole genome shotgun sequence genome encodes the following:
- the KAZN gene encoding kazrin isoform X2, producing the protein MKSEQEELKPAPCRCPPGFASRPAYCSSPKEGRGATGDGAGARRLCPCLAHAALLREEVAQLQEEVHLLRQMKEMLTKDLEETHGSKSPEVLSATELKVQLAQKEQELARAKEALQAMKADRKRLKVEKTDLVSQMQQLYATLESREEQLRDFIRNYEQHRKESEDAVKALAKEKDLLEREKWELRRQAKEATDHASSLRSQLDLKDNRMKELEAELAMAKQSLATLTKDVPKRHSLAMPGETVLNGNQEWVMQADLPLTAAIRQSQQTLYHSHPQHAADRQGVRVSPCHSRQPSIISDASAAEGDRSSTPSDINSPRHRTHSLCNGDSPGPVQKNLHNPIVQSLEDLEDQKRKKKKEKMGFGSISRVFARGKQRKSLDPGLFDGTAPDYYIEEDADW; encoded by the exons ATGAAGTcggagcaggaggagctgaagcCGGCGCCGTGCCGCTGCCCGCCGGGCTTCGCTTCGCGCCCGGCCTATTGTTCCTCGCCCAAGGAAGGGCGAGGGGCGACGGGGGACGGTGCCGGGGCCAGGCGGCTCTGCCCCTGCTTAGCCCACGCAG ccctgctgagggaggaggtggcccagctgcaggaggaggttCACCTGCTCCGGCAAATGAAGGAAATGCTGACCAAAGACCTGGAGGAGACACATGGCAGCAAGTCACCAGAGGTCCTCTCGGCCACCGAGCTGAAGGTGCAGCTGGCAcagaaggagcaggagctggcacGGGCCAAGGAGGCTCTGCAGG CCATGAAAGCCGACCGCAAGCGGCTGAAGGTGGAGAAGACCGACCTGGTGAGCCAGATGCAGCAGCTCTACGCCACACTGGAGAGCCGCGAGGAGCAGCTCCGCGACTTCATCCGCAACTACGAGCAGCACAGGAAA GAGAGCGAGGATGCGGTGAAAGCCCTGGCCAAGGAGAAGGACCTCCTGGAGAGGGAGAAGTGGGAGCTGAGACGACAAGCCAAGGAGGCCACCGACCACGCCAGCTCCCTCCGCTCCCAGCTCGACCTGAAGGACAACCGCAtgaaggagctggaggctgagctggCCATG GCCAAGCAGTCCCTTGCCACGCTGACCAAGGACGTCCCCAAGCGCCATTCCTTGGCCATGCCAGGCGAGACGGTGCTGAACGGCAACCAGGAGTGGGTGATGCAGGCTGACCTCCCGCTGACCGCCGCCATCCGGCAGAGCCAGCAGACCCTCTACCACTCCCACCCCCAGCACGCGGCTGACAGGCAAG gggTCAGAGTGAGTCCTTGCCACTCCCGGCAGCCGTCCATCATCTCCGATGCTTCGGCGGCTGAGGGCGACCGATCCTCCACGCCGAGTGACATCAACTCCCCCCGCCACAGAACACACTCCCTCTGCAAT GGGGACAGTCCTGGTCCAGTACAGAAGAACTTGCACAATCCAATTGTACAG TCTCTAGAGGACCTGGAAGACCAAAAAcggaaaaagaagaaagaaaagatgggCTTTGGCTCCATCTCCAGGGTGTTTGCCCGGGGGAAGCAGCGTAAGTCCCTCGACCCCGGCCTCTTCGACGGGACGGCCCCCGACTACTACATCGAGGAGGATGCGGACTGGTGA
- the KAZN gene encoding kazrin isoform X3, translating to MKSEQEELKPAPCRCPPGFASRPAYCSSPKEGRGATGDGAGARRLCPCLAHAALLREEVAQLQEEVHLLRQMKEMLTKDLEETHGSKSPEVLSATELKVQLAQKEQELARAKEALQAMKADRKRLKVEKTDLVSQMQQLYATLESREEQLRDFIRNYEQHRKESEDAVKALAKEKDLLEREKWELRRQAKEATDHASSLRSQLDLKDNRMKELEAELAMAKQSLATLTKDVPKRHSLAMPGETVLNGNQEWVMQADLPLTAAIRQSQQTLYHSHPQHAADRQGVRVSPCHSRQPSIISDASAAEGDRSSTPSDINSPRHRTHSLCNSLEDLEDQKRKKKKEKMGFGSISRVFARGKQRKSLDPGLFDGTAPDYYIEEDADW from the exons ATGAAGTcggagcaggaggagctgaagcCGGCGCCGTGCCGCTGCCCGCCGGGCTTCGCTTCGCGCCCGGCCTATTGTTCCTCGCCCAAGGAAGGGCGAGGGGCGACGGGGGACGGTGCCGGGGCCAGGCGGCTCTGCCCCTGCTTAGCCCACGCAG ccctgctgagggaggaggtggcccagctgcaggaggaggttCACCTGCTCCGGCAAATGAAGGAAATGCTGACCAAAGACCTGGAGGAGACACATGGCAGCAAGTCACCAGAGGTCCTCTCGGCCACCGAGCTGAAGGTGCAGCTGGCAcagaaggagcaggagctggcacGGGCCAAGGAGGCTCTGCAGG CCATGAAAGCCGACCGCAAGCGGCTGAAGGTGGAGAAGACCGACCTGGTGAGCCAGATGCAGCAGCTCTACGCCACACTGGAGAGCCGCGAGGAGCAGCTCCGCGACTTCATCCGCAACTACGAGCAGCACAGGAAA GAGAGCGAGGATGCGGTGAAAGCCCTGGCCAAGGAGAAGGACCTCCTGGAGAGGGAGAAGTGGGAGCTGAGACGACAAGCCAAGGAGGCCACCGACCACGCCAGCTCCCTCCGCTCCCAGCTCGACCTGAAGGACAACCGCAtgaaggagctggaggctgagctggCCATG GCCAAGCAGTCCCTTGCCACGCTGACCAAGGACGTCCCCAAGCGCCATTCCTTGGCCATGCCAGGCGAGACGGTGCTGAACGGCAACCAGGAGTGGGTGATGCAGGCTGACCTCCCGCTGACCGCCGCCATCCGGCAGAGCCAGCAGACCCTCTACCACTCCCACCCCCAGCACGCGGCTGACAGGCAAG gggTCAGAGTGAGTCCTTGCCACTCCCGGCAGCCGTCCATCATCTCCGATGCTTCGGCGGCTGAGGGCGACCGATCCTCCACGCCGAGTGACATCAACTCCCCCCGCCACAGAACACACTCCCTCTGCAAT TCTCTAGAGGACCTGGAAGACCAAAAAcggaaaaagaagaaagaaaagatgggCTTTGGCTCCATCTCCAGGGTGTTTGCCCGGGGGAAGCAGCGTAAGTCCCTCGACCCCGGCCTCTTCGACGGGACGGCCCCCGACTACTACATCGAGGAGGATGCGGACTGGTGA